A single region of the Cinclus cinclus chromosome 10, bCinCin1.1, whole genome shotgun sequence genome encodes:
- the ANAPC13 gene encoding anaphase-promoting complex subunit 13: protein MDSEVQRDGRILDLIDDAWREDKLPYEDVAIPLNELPEPEQDNGGTTESVKEQEMKWTDLALQYLHENVPPTGN, encoded by the exons ATGGACAGCGAGGTGCAGAGGGATGGCAGGATCCTGGATCTGATCGATGATGCATGGAGGGAAGATAAATTGCCCTACGAGGACGTGGCCATCCCTCTG AATGAGCTCCCTGAACCAGAGCAAGACAACGGTGGCACCACTGAGTCTGTGAAAGAGCAAGAAATGAAGTGGACAGATTTGGCTCTCCAGTACCTCCATGAAAATGTTCCACCCACGGGAAATTAG